The genomic stretch AATGTTCGTTGCTATGCCAAGTAAGCGGACTCCTGATGGAGAATTCCGTGACATCGCCCATCCGATTTCTTCAGGGACTCGCGAGAAGATTCAAGCTGCTGTATTGGCTGAATACGAGCGCGCCGCAACTGAAGAAGAGGTTATCGAAGAAGGCGCATAATAACATTATTGGGGTTCGAAAGAAAAGAGAGTCATTCTATGGCTCTCTTTTCTTTTTTTCAATAATGAAGTATATTCTTTAATGAGTAAGATTGAGCGAAGTGGCATCCCTTCCTGAAGATAAGGATTAGGGTATAATTGTTTGCGCCCAATTCACTGTTGAATAGTCCTGAGATCCTTTTTTGGAATTAGAGTGGATAACATTACAATTACAGCGTAGGAGGTCGGGATTGTTGAAAAGAATGGCTATTATTCTTGCCGCAGGGCAAGGAAAACGTATGAAGTCGAAGCTATATAAAGTACTCCATCCTGTATGTGGTAAACCGATGGTTGGTCATGTTTTGGATACAGTAGGAAAAGCTGGGGTAACACGTAATATTGTTGTTGTAGGACATGGTGCTGAAGCTGTAAAATCATATCTTGGTTCAGCTGCTGAATACGTACTACAGGAACAACAACTCGGTACAGGACATGCGGTTAAGATGGCAAAGGATATGCTTGGCAAAGAAGAAGGAACCACAATTGTCATCTGTGGAGATACTCCTTTGGTAACAAAAGAAACATTAGAAGGTTTGATGGAGCTCCATGAGTCTCGCGGAGCAGCGGCAACGGTGCTGACAGCACATATGGATAATCCAGCTGG from Paenibacillus polygoni encodes the following:
- the spoVG gene encoding septation regulator SpoVG, coding for MQITDVRLRRVNSEGRMKAIASITIDNEFVVHDIRVIDGNNGMFVAMPSKRTPDGEFRDIAHPISSGTREKIQAAVLAEYERAATEEEVIEEGA